TGGCCTCAGGAGGGGCCTCTAGGCTGGGGGTACCCTTCTGCCATGGAACTCagcattctctttctgtctcagctGCTCAGCAAAGGGGCATTCGGCTACCTACTTCCCATTGTCTCTTTTGTCCTGGCCTGGCTGGAGACCTGGTTCCTTGATTTCAAAGTCCTACCCCAGGAGGCCGAAGAGGAGAGATGTAAGAGCTAGGGGTCAGGGCCTGGGCGGGCTGGGTTCCCAGAAGGTTCTCTCGGCTCCGACAGAGGGGAGTTGCCTGCCTTAGTCAGTCCGAGCCATTTACCACTTCATCAGGCTCTCTGAGTCCAAGGAGGGATTGGTCTGAAGTTGGGGACCCTCGGTCTGGGATGATGGCTACCCAGGTCTCCTTGTGTAGGGTATCTTGCTGCCCAGGCTGCGGTTGCCCGTGGACCTCTGTTGTTCTCCAGTGCTTTGTCTGAGGGCCAGTTCTACTCTCCCCCAGAATCCTTTGCAGGTGAGAGCTGCTGGGTTGGGAAGCTGCCTCCAGGGAGAGGCTGTGTGGGGAGCCAGGTAGGCAGGGtctgttctttctgttccttGGCTCAGGCTCCCTGGGGAAAGCCAGCAACCCTCTCCCACACGCTTTCGCCCCCACGTTCATGCACTCATCGCTGAACCCCACCCCTCGCCGCCACCTCCTACtctcgctcccccccccccacccctcaccctcaccccccgCCACTGTCTCTGCTCCTGTTCCCCACAGGGTCTGACAATGAATCGGAGGAGGACATCCCTGGGAAGAAAAGTTTCTCTGCCCAGGTATTTCGCTGCCCACCTCCACCCGACCCTGGCAATGGGTCAGTGCTGTGCTCTGCCAGGCTGGACATTGTTCCCTGTAGAGGAAAGTCCTCCGCCTGAGTGCCAGTTAGCGCCCATCTCTTGGAGTATCTGCCCCATCCCTGACTGGTCAGGCCCTTTGGCCTGCCCCATGCCCGAGGGCACAGGAACAGCAGCCGGTCCTGCAGACCACAGACAGCATGCAGGGTTGGGGACACCACATCCAGCTGGGCTGCTCTCTGGAAGGGTTGTGGAATGTGTAGAGAAGGAGCGGGCTTGGAGCAGGGAGGGCACAGCCCCCAGCTGACCCCTCTGTGTGTCCcatctcttccccccccccccccaggagcgAGAGTACATCCGCCAGGGGCGGGAAGCCACTGCAGTGGTGGACCAGATCTTGGCCCAGGAAGAGAACTGGAAGTTTGAGAGGAGTAATGTAAGGAGCCCCCGCCCCGCCTGGCCGATCTGCAGGTGGTAGCAGTCTTCACCCCTTTTTCTGAGACCCGGGAAGTGAACCTGAGGGCTGAGTAAACTGGAATCTGCCCCAGGGAGGTGGTGGATAGATAGAGTTGGAGCTAGCCACAGCCTGGGGTCAGACATTCAGTAGGAGGCCAAGCTGGACTGGGCTCTGTCTCCAAGTCCCCCACAGCCCAGGCCTCGTGTCCCTGATGTTTGGTTTCCTGGGATTCAGGTTTTGAGGGGAAGCCAACTGCGTCCCGTGTGCGGTGTTTTGTTTCATGATCAAAAGAACATTATCTGAAAAGATTGCCGAGAGCTGGGGAAACAGGGAAACATTGCCCTGGTCCTTGCTGGCCAGTTCCCCTGGCAGCCCTTGGCAGCTTGGAGCCGTGGTTCTGGTGTGTCACGGCTGCGGTCACAGCTGAGCTCCTGCCTTTCAACGTGAGTGCAGATCTCTGCACGTGGTCCTGCTCACCAGAACCGCCGTGTTCTGAAGTCTGCCCAGATGTCCCCAGATCCCCGGAGTTTCCACCTCAGGCTGTTGGAAACCTACCTTGGCCTGTTAACCATTCCTGGGTCACAAGTTCCCTTCCCCCCTGGTGCCCTCTTACACCCTCCCCCCCCCGCCACTCTGTCCTTGCCACAGGAGTATGGGGACACTGTGTACACCATTGAGGTTCCCTTCCACGGCAAGACCTTCATCTTGAAGGTGagtagagagttccagaacacctGCTCTGTCTGGGGTGCTGCTGCCAAGTCTCCCAATGAGAGGGGGTCGCTTCCCTGGCACCACCCAGCCCTGACCCCCACTCCTGCAGACCTTCCTGCCCTGTCCCGCTGAGCTGGTGTACCAGGAAGTGATCCTGCAGCCCGAGAGGATGGTGCTCTGGAACAAGACAGTGACCGCCTGCCAGGTAAGCCACCTGAGTCCTGCTTGCCACCTCTGATGACATGGATCAGGGCGCAGGCACGTCTTCTCACAGCCGTTTTCTGCCAGGGGACCTAGCTTCTCTCCATAAAGTGGGTGCTGCTGCGGTTCCTTTGGAGAAGGCCAAGAGGCAGGAAGGCTCAGTGTGCTTATCTTACACCCAGCCCTGGGCCTGTCGGTCATAGTGGCTCTTAGTACATACAGTGTCCCTGGCAGGGAGGAGGCCGGTCTGGAGTTCCTGAGGTGCTGGGGCAATGCCGGGGCTTCCGCTGTACCTCAGATCTACCTGTTTGGCCTTTAGATCCTGCAACGGGTGGAGGACAGCACCCTCATCTCCTACGATGTGTCCTCAGGGGCTGCAGGTGGCGTTGTGTCCCCCAGGTGAGCACCCAGGTCCTCTCCTCTCAGCCAAGCCTCCCGCCCACTTGGGACCTCTGTTCTAACCTGCCTCCACCCCCGCCTCTCCTCAGGGACTTTGTGAATGTCCGGCGTATTGAGCGGCGCAGAGACCGCTACCTGTCATCTGGGATTGCCACCACACACTGCGCcaaaccccccacacacaaatacgtCAGGTGAGTCTGGCCTCCCCCAAACTGTGAACAACACAGGGTACAGTGTGTGTGCATctggaacaccccccccccctccatgtcTGAGCCCGAAGCCCTGTTCTGTTCCCTGCCTACCAGCCTTGCCCATCCCATCCCTAATCCTGCTAATCTTGCTGCCTGGAACcatgccgccaccaccaccgagGCTGGAGGGGGGTGTATGTGCAGTGGGCAGCTGGCTGAGATAGTCCTAGGAATGGGCCGAGGGGCTGGGAGGTGGCACTGAGTTCTGGGTTCTGGGTTTCACCTTTCCGCATCAGCTGAAGCCCCCTCTCCACCCTGTCCTCACGGCCTCCTCTGTGTGGAGGGGGGGTGGAGTTCAGGCTTTTTTGCTGCCGGAGGTGGGAGGGCTACCCTAGCATCTCCTCCCCACCCACATGGCTGATCCAGAGACTCCCGGGGTGCCAGGTAGACCTTAGGCCCCCCAAGAGGGGGCTGTAGCAGAGCACTCTTGAAGAACTTGGGGTTAGGGCTCTGTGTGGGTCTTGCGGCGGCCTTGCCAGGGGATAGGCAGGCCGCGTCCTCTGGGTGACTCCATCTGTGGCAGCAGCTTATGCGTGCTCGGCAGAAAGGCCACAGGAGGTGAACTGTGGGCCGGCTCCCTCCTGAGAAGGCGCCCTCTTCTGGAGGCCATACCACCCAGGGTGGGATGGGGAAGGTGAAAAGTGCCACCCTCGGCCACTCTCTCCCAGCTACAGCTTAAGTTCTGAGTCTGTCCAGAGTGATAAGATTGGGAAAGTGTGAGCTCCCTGCCACTGTGGGGTGAGAGTAGGCATCAGCAGGCCGAGGTAGGCGGACTTGAGTGCCAGAGGGCAGGTGTGGGTGGAGGGCAGGTCCTGCTGCCCCTGACACCGGCTCTGAGCCATACTGAGGCAGGGAGGTAGTTCCTAGGTTGTCATCTGTGCCCCCCTTTCCTCCACAGCTCAGCTGGGCCAGGAATGGGGGCAGGGGTGGCCGGGGGACGTGCTTTGTGCAGCCGCCCTCACCTGTGGTACTTCCTCCTCAGGGGGGAGAACGGTCCTGGAGGCTTCATTGTGCTCAAGTCAGCCAGCAACCCCCGAGTCTGCACTTTCATCTGGATTCTTAACACCGATCTCAAGGTGAGGTCACGGCAGGGAGCAGGAGGCAGGCCCTGTGGGGTCCTGGTCACTGTGTGACCTTAGCGCCTCCTTGCCTGCCGTTCTCGGGGACCCCACTTTTAGTCTTCTCTACTGGATTGGTGGCAGGGTCCAGATGGCCTTCCAGTCCCGAGTCATGAGAGACACGTGATGCCCTTTTTTTACTCCTGACCCGAGTCCCCATCAAGGATGGCTGGCTGCCAGCCCACCCCCACCTGGGTCTGTTTGTGTGGCTAGTGCCAAGACCTGAGTACAACATGTTCCTCCCTCTACGAgtaaggggggagggggagcccCTCTCTGGCCCAGGATACCCTTACCAGTGTGGGCTGCTGCTAATGGGAGACCCCGTTGAAGGCTAGCTGTGGCATGACTTCTTCCTCCCTTGCCTAGGGCCGCCTGCCTCGGTACCTTATCCACCAGAGCCTCGCAGCCACCATGTTTGAATTTGCCTTTCACCTGCGGCAGCGCATTGGAGAGCTGGGGGCCCGAGCCTGAATGTGTTCCCTCGCCAGCCACCCTGCGGGCCAGGGTTCTGTCGCCATATCCTCCGGAGCCGGCTGGAGGGCCTGTTTGGACCTCCTGCTGCTCATGAAGGACTCTGCTAAGCAGCAGGTGCATCTCCCTCCCACTAAGCCGGGGAACATGGTCCTGAGCAGTTGTGGGGTTgagcacatggactctggggTGCCCCAGACTGGAGGAGCCAGGACTGGTCTCCCGATATTGACACAAAGCCCCTGCCTTCTGGAGGAGGAGACTGCTCCCCATGCTTCCCAAGGAATCTCACTTggtcacagaggacctgggcttgccCAGGGTGAAGGTGAGGGAGCTTTCCATTCCAGCTGCTAGGATGGTTTTGTGCCGTTAGTGGAAGGGTCTGTGACCCTTTTCCGTACACACTGCGGTGTGTAAGGGCAGGTGATGGGGTGGcactccatctctgcctctccatgGCCTACCCCCAAGGCCTCCTGGAGGACTTTTGTAATAACTTGAGCcgattaaaaaatcaaaatgctggttgtagtgatgcatgcctttaatcccagcacctgagaggctaAGGCATGTAGATCTCTTGAATCTGAGAGCGGCTTGGTCTACGTGGAAAactccaggatggccaggactacacagataGACCTGttcccacaaaaataaaataatgtttagaaagcaaataaacaaaagcttTGCCTGCTGTGGGGCCTTGGCCTAATCCTCACTGCCGAGCTGAGCCTGGAAGCGCTTGAAAAAAATACCACCCAgtgcctccccagcaccagggtGAGCAGTTTCTAGGTTCTCTTTTCCTGAAAGGTTCTACTGAGATGGTCACAGGCCCAgtgctggaggctggggagatgccacAGAGCCATAACAGGCCAAGCCACAGTGGCAATGGCTTCAGGGTTACTGAGGTACCTGTGGCACCCCAGACACAGACCCTGGGTCTACAAGGCTCAAACTTGTCACTGTGTCCCACTGCTCTCACACCAAGGACAGCCTGGAGCCTGGGTTCCAGGCCcggctatcccctctcccccttccttcctctgtacGGGCTTCTAAAGGAGTCTATTAGCTTGGAGCCCGGTGGACTTTTCTTGGTTCTGGCTGGGTCCAAGACCCTGAGCAAACCTTCCCTGGGCCTCCATTTCCTACTTGGTCGAACAGAAGGGACCAGTCCATAGGGTTGTGAAATGGATGGTGTATTGAGTGGGCAGAGGCCGCGGCAATCAGCAAGGTGCTGTTCTGCATCTGATAGCAGCTGGGTGCTCTCTCCGCTGTCCCCAGGAGTCCTCAGCCTCTGCCGCTTCTTCTGGTGCCCTTTGCTTACTCCCTAGCAatgccctcctccctctcccctgcccctcttCCCTAGCCCACCTCCTTGTTCACCAGCTTGCACCATGAACTGCTCCCTGGGTGCTTGGGTGTTCTCATGACATTGGGTTCCCCTGCTTCATGCGAGAGAGCTAATCCCCTCCCAGGTAAACCATGGAGCTGCCAAGTCCATGAATTCTCCGTGTCATTCCGTTGTGGCCAGAAAAACATGGAGCACGAGACTTAAGAGGCAGGGACTGTGCTCCCTGGTTACATAAGCCAGCCCGCTTGAGACGAGCACTGGGTCTCCTGGCTGCTGCTGAATGGACCCTCTAGAGTTTCTAGCTCACCCCATTTCTCTCCACGTAGGCCTCGGGGTGACTGCCACCTCCCACACCTGCCTCCTTCACCCTGACCTGTGGCCCTTACGGAGACTACTCTAACCACTGGCCCTgggcaataaaagcacagaaaTTCATACCCAGAGGTCTCAGGGGTGGCAATAGTGCCCCCTCCTTTGCTGGTATGTTGCAGGTTAGGAACCAGACTTTGTGTAGACGCCTGAGGACATGGTTACATGATCCTTCTTAAGTCAAGGGGCCTTACTAAGGTATGTGCCCTTGAGCTCAGGAAGGGGAGACTGCAGCCATGGGCAGAGTGAGGGGGGCATCCGTTCCTGCTTCTCCTGTTCTGTTTACAGACAAGCTGCTTTCCTCCCTGGACAAGGGGGAGCAGGCAGGGCAGAGGACGGTGCCAAGGTGGCACGAGGCTGGGCATGTGCCTGGTCTGAGATGGCGTTTACAGAATGCCAGATACCTGGTGGTACCAGCCTGAGGACCCCAGGTCCCACTGGAGCATCTTGGTTGCTTTagaagctgacctctgacctgtgAGCAGCCAGAATCTAGggaccccaacccccaccctggaCTCagagccccaccaccaccagtgaGTCTTGGCTCTGCTTATAGCATCTGACGCCAGAGGGGCTGAAAATAGCCCCtggaggagaggagcaggggCTATTTAAAGGGCTCCAGAGGAGCCAGGCAcagcagagggagcaggaagggaTCATGGCCACTTCAGAGCTGAGCTGCCAAGTGTCCGAGGAGAACCAGGAACGCCGGGAAGCCTTCTGGGCTGAGTGGAAAGATCTGACCCTGTCCACCCGGCCGGAAGAGGGGTGAGTGATGGGTCCGCTGGAGGTTCTGCCCCTGCTTCCCCAGAGTACCCTCTCCACACCAAAGTGCAAACGCCTACCCCAGGGTCCTGGCTGTCCCGGGAGACCCCACTTAGCCTGAGACCAGAGAACAGCATCTCTCAGGAGTTCATCACCTTTTCTCTGCTTTCAGATGTTCCCTGCACGAGGAGGATACACAGAGGCATGAGACCTACCACAGGCAGGGACAGTGTCAGGCGGTGGTGCAGCGCTCGCCCTGGCTGGTGATGCGCCTGGGCATCCTCGGCCGCGGGCTGCAGGAATACCAGCTGCCATACCAGCGGGTACTGCCACTGCCCATCTTCACCCCCACCAAGGTGGGAGCTGCCAAGGAGGACCGCGAGGAGACCCCCGTCCAGCTGCGGGAGCTGCTGGCACTGGAGACTGCTCTGGGCGGCCAGTGCGCGGAGCGCCAGGACGTGGCTGAGATCACCAAGCAGCTTCCCCCTGTGGTGCCTGTCAGCAAGCCCGGGACCCTGCGGCGTAGCCTGTCTAGATCCATGTCTCAggaagctcagagaggctgagatgGACTGTGTCAGGCTCCACTGTGTCTGCcttgggctgggcccttcctggCTAGgaccatggaggagagctgctggCCGGGCCGCTTTGTAGTTTGCCCAGAGGTGGGGGCTATGGGAGGAGGGAGCCAGAGGTCAGGATGATACCCAAAGGGAGGGCATCAAGGATGGTGGGCTGAGGTGGAGAGCGGAGCACCCTCAGCCCCAGAAGAAGGGACAAGAGATACTGGTGAGGCCATGAGGCCCCTGGAAACGGTGACCTGTTCGGTtacagagatggaggagggcaTGGAAGGGATCTGGAATGTCTGGGAAGGAAGCTTGAAGACTGGAAGGAGGGGCATGGGGAGAGGGCAGCAGCAGGGCAGGCCCCCAGCACCCTCTGTTAGCACTGCAATAAATATGCTCAACCATGTCCCAggcctctctctttccttgtggTTGGGGATGAGCACTAATGTCTCCCATGCACTTCTGGGAACAGCCGTGCATTTGAGCTAAATATGGCACAGACAGAGGGTATGCTCCATGCTTAGGGGTGGGGTACGGGGAAGAGCTGTAAACAGGGTAACTGTCTGGTCCCCCTTCCTGTGTCACTGCCCAGTCCTGGCTTCCATGTCCACTccctggcactggagagcacttagCAGGCCAGCTGGCATCGGGGGTTGTTTAAATGCTACTGTGGAGGATATGGAAGGGGCTGGCACAAGGGCTGTCCTTGGCTGTGCCTTGGGGTGTGGATGGGGTCAATGACCCAAAGGCCTGTCGGTTGTAGATCCAGACGGAATCAATCCTTGGCTGGCATCAGGTGTTCCACCCTCCCTGGCCTGGGTGGGAGGGCAGGGTCAGGTTCCTGTATGTGACCCCAGCAGCTATTACAATGATTCATGTCCCAACCTAGGTGTCTGGCCTAACAAGGAGACTGTCCCCTTGGAATAAGGAAGGGGCACAGAGGAGGACTGGATCAAAAGAGACCAGGACTATCTTAGCAGAGACTGGTACCCTACCCACCCCAGAGGGCACAGGCTTCATTCAGAGGATTCTGCTTTGGGAAGACTGGAGATGCTGTTGGCAGGGTGGTTTGCCATTTTGAGCagatgggagggaagagaagaagctTGTGTGCCAGGTACCCGGAGCACCAAGCAAAACCTGAGGCCAGGCCCTGCCAACTCCCCAGTAGGGCCAGGGGTGATGACTGGGGGAGAATCATCGGGGACCTGCACCCTTTGAATGCCAAAAGTGTGCCATGAACCCCTCTAGTGGCCATGGCAGTACCAAGCCTGTGCTCAGtactcttccttctgttcttaCCTGAGTCTGGTGTCCTGGTGTGCTAGGAACGTCCTGAACCGGCTGTGCTTGTTGGCTCCCAGATAAGCAACCACAGCCCCAGAGACCCACAGGGGATGCCTGGATGTTCTGCTTGCTAAAAGCATTAGTCTCGCTCACCTCTTCTATCTCTGCTACCATCGGATGCTCAGGGCAGCAAAGTACCTGCTCGGGCTCCCCCGGGGCCACCAAGACAGGCCAGAACAGAGTGTCCTTTCTGGAGGAGAGAGTTGGGATCCAGGCCTAGAGGAAGGGATGGCATTATTAAGAAGGAGGGTTTGTAAGGGGTGCCccaagagaggggagggggtcTGGGGGAGGACGCTGGGACTGGGAACCTGGGCTATCCAAACCTTGGGAAAGAAAAGGGATGCAATGCTGGGCAAAAGTGTctgtgggaggctggagaggagcTAGGGCGCCTGGCAGGGGACCTGGAACTGAGTTTGGGGGTGCAGGGTAGCACTGGAAGGGGTGAGCAGGGGAAGGTGTGTATGGGTGGAGGGTTGTCAGCTCAAGTGCAGAGCCAGGGTGGAGCAGAAGCTATGTTCTAGAGGGTGCCCCCCCAtacactcccccctcccccgtgCATCCGTTGCTCCGGACACTAACAGAGATGGATGGGGTGACAGAGATGTAGTGGCCCCAGGCGCCTCATCTCTCAGCTACCGCCTCCGCCCTCACGAAGGAGGGAGTCAGGGCGgcgggggctggggtgggggacagtGGTAGATAAAGGGATGGTGAGGCTAGCTGGGGGGTAGGAGGCCCCAACAGAAGCATGAGCAGTGGCACAGATCTGAACCACGCTGCAGGGATGGCCTCTGACTCGGACCCTGGCCAGGCAGCTGTCGCCTTGGCTTACCAGCGCTTCGAGCCCCGCGCCTACCTCCGCAACAACTACGCTCCTCCTCGTGGGGACCTGAGCAGCCCTGATGGCGTTGGGCCTTGGAAGCTGCGCTGCATGGCGCAAACCTTCGCCACCGGTGAGCacgggaaactgaggcatgagagAGCAGAAgtcatggggaaaaaaataaaagggagggagagaaacaagAATGCACACTAGATGGGGACCAAGAAGCAGAAATATAGGAGGCTAGCTTGTGCATTCAAGAGCAAGCAAGTCAGCCAGGCTTGGTGCTGGTGCCGGCCTCTAGATCTAGATactagggaagctgaggctgCAGGACCGCTTGAGCCCCGGAATTGGAGGCCTGACTAGACAACTTAGACTCCTTTGCTTTGGAGCGGAGGGTGCTTAGGGTTGAGAGACAGGCAGGGTGGGGTacaggagagagactgagatcaaggctgaggcagaggttGGAGACTCCAGAGGGAAAGGCTAAGTGTCTTAGAATCTCCCCATTTGATCTTCACTGAAGCTAGTTTCTGAGTGGTGGAACCTAAGCTAGAGGAGCCAAGCTTCTCTCCAATGtaggtagcccaggttgtccCCAGGAGAACCTGATTTCCATGTCGGCGGGCGCACATGCTCCAGGCACTCACACTACCCGGAATAGCAGGGAGAgcagggtggcagaggcagggactACCTGGAACTCCCATTCTCTGCTTCACCAGGTGAGGTGTCTGGACAGGCCCTCATAGACATTGGTTCAGGCCCCACCATATACCAGCTGCTCAGTGCCTGTGCCCACTTTGAGGACATCACCATGACGGATTTCTTGGAGGTCAATCGACAGGAGCTGGGACTCTGGCTTCGAGACGACCCGGGAGCCTTCGACTGGAGCGTGTACAGCCAGCACGCTTGCCTCATTGAGGGCAAGGGgtgagagctgggcaggaagctTCTGTGGCgtggtgagtgggtgggtggtgcagggcctggagagatccTGAGCCCTGCCCCCTCTGTACAGGGAGTCCTGGCAGGGGAAGGAACGCCAGCTGAGAGCGAGGGTGAAGCGGGTCCTGCCCATTGATGTGCACCAGCCCCAGCCCCTGGGTACTTCAAACCTGGCACCCCTGCCTGCCGATGCCCTGGTCTCCGCCTTCTGCCTGGAGGCTGTGAGCCCAGATCTCGCCAGTTTCCAGCGGGCTTTGCACCACATCACCACACTGCTGAGGCCTGGGGGTCATCTCCTCCTCATTGGGGCCCTGGAGGAGTCATGGTACCTCGCTGGGGAAGCCAGGCTCTCTGTGGTACCACTGtcagaggaggaggtgagggaggccCTGGTCCTTGGCGGTTATGAGGTACGAGACCTTCGTACCTACATCATGCCTGCCCACCTTCGCACAGGTGTAGATGATGTCAAGGGCATCTTCTTTGCCTGGGCTCAGAAGAGGGGGGTGCGGGTGTGAGGGCCCCATATGCCAGGGGTCCTGTACCTCTGAAATTCCTTGTTATCTGAAGAGGCACCCAATAAAGCAACAGTCCCTGCTGTGTCGGTGGTGTGGTTTGTGGCTCTCCTAGAAGCAAAGAATGTGCAGAGGCCTCTGAAGTTTAGGAGGGACAGATCCCAGCTCTGCTTTTCCCCCTAGAAGCCTCCCTGAAGGTTGTTTTCTGTACCACCCATTCTCTCCACCCCAGGAAGGCCAAGTTCAGGAGGGTCCAAGCGGCACCTGCTACATGCCAGGCACTTATGTGGTTCTAGTGGCCAGTTTGCCTCAGTTCAGTAGCGGGGCCTGCCAGCTTGTCTCCAGGCGAAGCTCAGAGAGCCTGAAGTGCCCACCTCTGCACGGGTGCAGATGACGTCAAGGGCATCTTTGCCTGGGCTCAGAAGATGGGGGTGCAGGTGTGAGGGCCCCATATGCCAGATCCAGACACAAATACAGGTTGAGAAACATGAAGGTAAGAGCCGGTGGTACTagctcaccaccaccacacacacacacacacacaccaccaccaccaccacacacacacacacacacacacac
Above is a window of Onychomys torridus chromosome 8, mOncTor1.1, whole genome shotgun sequence DNA encoding:
- the Stard3 gene encoding stAR-related lipid transfer protein 3, whose translation is MSKPHGELACDLERSLPALASLGTSLSHSQSLSSHLIPPPLEKRKAISDVRRTFCLFVTFDLLFISLLWIIELNTNTGIRKNLEQEIIHYSFQSSFFDIFVLAFFRFSGLLLGYAVLRLRHWWVIAVTTLVSSAFLIVKVILSELLSKGAFGYLLPIVSFVLAWLETWFLDFKVLPQEAEEERWYLAAQAAVARGPLLFSSALSEGQFYSPPESFAGSDNESEEDIPGKKSFSAQEREYIRQGREATAVVDQILAQEENWKFERSNEYGDTVYTIEVPFHGKTFILKTFLPCPAELVYQEVILQPERMVLWNKTVTACQILQRVEDSTLISYDVSSGAAGGVVSPRDFVNVRRIERRRDRYLSSGIATTHCAKPPTHKYVRGENGPGGFIVLKSASNPRVCTFIWILNTDLKGRLPRYLIHQSLAATMFEFAFHLRQRIGELGARA
- the LOC118589418 gene encoding telethonin, with protein sequence MATSELSCQVSEENQERREAFWAEWKDLTLSTRPEEGCSLHEEDTQRHETYHRQGQCQAVVQRSPWLVMRLGILGRGLQEYQLPYQRVLPLPIFTPTKVGAAKEDREETPVQLRELLALETALGGQCAERQDVAEITKQLPPVVPVSKPGTLRRSLSRSMSQEAQRG
- the Pnmt gene encoding phenylethanolamine N-methyltransferase — protein: MSSGTDLNHAAGMASDSDPGQAAVALAYQRFEPRAYLRNNYAPPRGDLSSPDGVGPWKLRCMAQTFATGEVSGQALIDIGSGPTIYQLLSACAHFEDITMTDFLEVNRQELGLWLRDDPGAFDWSVYSQHACLIEGKGESWQGKERQLRARVKRVLPIDVHQPQPLGTSNLAPLPADALVSAFCLEAVSPDLASFQRALHHITTLLRPGGHLLLIGALEESWYLAGEARLSVVPLSEEEVREALVLGGYEVRDLRTYIMPAHLRTGVDDVKGIFFAWAQKRGVRV